From one Dermacentor variabilis isolate Ectoservices chromosome 3, ASM5094787v1, whole genome shotgun sequence genomic stretch:
- the LOC142574515 gene encoding ubiquitin-conjugating enzyme E2 Z-like, with protein MARPMQNYWDAVKNEQPTPQCLQRVQRDLVEFHADPPPGVFVVPEESDMSVLHAIVVGPWGTPLEGGLFRLQLKCPPDYPMRPPRVRFLTGAGKVSFNKHIYGEHICLSLLGTAPDGPSWSSALSIGSLLVSIQSFLGDGAMEIMRHNAISVAVCDTLELCLQETSEPPMPPALTQKVLKYFSDNYAKYEDAVQAQINSWGVLLWILGVVYGSYEPLLKRLRDIKKRIDEKNVTATGQQNKE; from the coding sequence ATGGCCCGACCAATGCAAAATTACTGGGACGCCGTTAAGAACGAGCAGCCGACGCCGCAGTGCCTGCAGAGGGTGCAGCGGGACCTGGTGGAGTTCCACGCCGACCCTCCGCCGGGAGTGTTCGTCGTCCCGGAAGAGAGCGACATGAGCGTGCTGCACGCCATCGTCGTGGGCCCCTGGGGCACGCCACTCGAAGGCGGCCTCTTCCGCCTGCAGTTGAAGTGCCCGCCCGACTACCCGATGCGGCCACCTCGTGTGCGTTTCCTGACTGGCGCTGGAAAAGTGTCTTTTAACAAACACATCTACGGTGAGCACATCTGCCTCAGCCTACTAGGCACGGCTCCTGATGGACCAAGTTGGAGTTCCGCTCTCAGCATCGGCAGCCTGCTTGTCTCCATACAGTCCTTCCTGGGAGACGGCGCTATGGAGATCATGCGCCACAACGCGATTAGTGTAGCCGTATGCGACACGCTCGAACTCTGTCTGCAAGAAACATCCGAGCCTCCTATGCCACCAGCTCTCACGCAGAAGGTCCTCAAGTACTTCTCCGACAACTACGCAAAGTACGAGGACGCGGTCCAGGCGCAAATTAATTCCTGGGGGGTACTCTTGTGGATTTTGGGTGTCGTGTACGGCAGTTACGAACCACTGCTAAAGCGACTTCGCGACATCAAGAAGAGGATCGACGAAAAGAACGTGACGGCCACCGGGCAACAAAACAAGGAATGA